The genomic segment tGTATTTAGAGCATATATTTATGAATCCAAATCtactttaaacaaatttaaaactgcTATCATTCATCAAGGAAAATGATCTGAACTGCAACTGCTTCCTAAGTGGATGAAATCCCAGGTATTACATTTCAAATCATAAagttacaaaatacatttttagctaataaatATAGAAACACAGTTgacatgaagaaaatgaagcttaattATAACAATATAAGCATTTCAGTTCTCGTTTCGTCATTcccttttaaacacatttagggTTTTGTATTGGTTTAGTGAGGACAGTTCGCCTTCAATTGGagtacattttttacaaaaaaaaaaactaaagctggATGTTTTTTGCCCATGATGCTCTTCTCTTCTACAAAGCTTTTCACAgaactaaaatattttgattttaccATAGAACAGCAGtaatttaagtttgattttttttaagaagcagatttttttaaattacttttgtgtttttgttcagagtttttctgtttttacttcaaataaatTGTACTTATGTCATCCAGAACAATTTGATTATAAGTTACTCTTTAGATACTGCAATTCTATTaggtttctttgtttatttgaataattctCTAAATTATCTCTCTGTTTTGCCATTAAGATGCCCAATTTGTTTTGACGTCTAAATGTGGCTTTTATAGACAAAGGTTTTATGTTAGATTACAATTACAACATTgtatattgtttttataaaatatatattttgttaatatgATTAAGTTTGTtacaaaaagatgattttcagaaaatgttgcagtccaaaaatatagaatagtaacaatttcttctatttttaatttttttgtcaatgaaTTATGTTAGTTTACCTTTTTTGACCCACAAATTCAATCAGCCATTAAACGCTGTGTGCAAATGCTAATGGTTTTTATATCTGTGAAGTAATCTGAGTTTCCTGATGAGTAACAGTCTGGATGAGTCATTGTGCAGGTAGGCTTAGTGTTGGCTGACCTATATACAGTAAACAGGGAGACAGCTGGAGCGAACTGAAATCCTCAGTGGCAGAACACACAGTTTCAACAAGTCCGTCAAAGTGCACAGCTGTTTAGATTTTGGAGGAAATACCATCTCAGCACCTGCTTGTGAAACACTGCCACACTCATGATGAAGCATATGCAGCTTAAATACTTGTACATGTGTTATCATGCcggtgtacatttttttaatatgttttttatgcagATCTTATTGTCAGAGTCATTCAGCAAAACATGGGAGGAATTAAACTGGAAGAGTGGAGAAAGGTATGTTTCTTCAAACACCCAGTTTCCCATCAAACATGGTTACACTCATTTTCTCAACAGTTTACTGAtgttagggctgggaatcaattaaaaaaataacaaattaattgcaaaccttGAGAAAATGatcatgattattatttttttttagttactatTTTTTCCAAACGCTTTTACATcccaatatgaaatcacacgcaaaattgtatatttagaatgtttatttttagccttttgaaacctaaaaactcagttttgtcTACTTTTTGATGTACCTCCATATtctcaatttgaaagactacctgcctACTTATTtgatatcattttaattaacacAACCTCTccttttccatgttgtattcacacactagatataaaatcatgaaaaaaagaaaattccatctggtaAAAAACgttaattttgctgtggaaaccccaaaaatgtttagcaaactgttttttacaacatagaatgaaagttttacgtgtaattttataaaaacaacaaaaaaataaaaatagtcaacaaactaatcaacatgttttttgaatgaaaaaacacaaaaaaaattcaggtgAAATTCACAGATTTCCTTGGACCACATTTATGAACAGATTCTGTTGCTAAagaaacatcacagacctcagtGATGCGACCTTTCTTATGTTGCTGTACTTCAGTCTGCTTCAGCTACCAGGctgcacaaaaaatacaagtttctcTTCTAAGAGCACGTccattttttctggaattctattttttttcccttttttgcagctttttctttttcttcattaaaccttccttattgtgtttgtgaaaaataataaagtattttttttggtataagtttgatccagctggaatTTGTTCCCATGTGGAGGCATGAACTGCTTGTCTCCCGCAGCATTGGCAGGCAGGACTTTCCCAGTGAACCGTGGAGTTTCCACGATTCATAGACAATGCAGATGCTCAATATTGTAGGAAAATTAATGTCGCTTtccatacaaaaataaaataatgatcatTTACACAGCGACTCTTTTACCGTCGAATCAATGTTTGTCTTTTGCcctatttattcaaattaaacatagcttttgtccaaaaactacaaataaacgCCAAAAAACTATCcctttaatgtaataaaatctcaatcacagaaaataaaaaaaaggtttatgtttattttatacagTGTCATTACCCTGACCTCACAGCTGCATGGCAGGATACCTGAGTGTGTATAAATATTAACGCGTCAActttcccagccctaatatatatatatatcgttcAAATTGCTCAAATAAtagtctatttttatttataatactGTATAAAGAAATAACTCTCCTTCATTTGTTGTTATTGGACtcacctgtttttttatgtctgtttgttTGGTCTTCCAGCCAGAAAACGTTGTGCTATTGCTACAGGTAAActgctaaaaaaactgaaattttgaccATGACAACAACAACCCACAAACACATCAAGATCCCCCCAGGAGCACAGAATAAACTTCTGACTGCATGACTGTTGGTTTCCCCTGCAGTGGATCCACTATGAAGCTGGATTCCTAATATGTACGATCATTGGCATCGTGTTTGTGGTCCTGACTCCCGTCATAGCCACGTGTTTCTGCATGTGTCGATGCTGCGATAACTGTGGAGGCGAGATGCATCAGAGGCAGAGGAAAAATGCAGACTGCCACCGAGGTTTCTTCACCGCCTCACTCATCGCCACCACCATCTTCATCATGTGAGCTGTCATCCTCTTCTTTACTAggattatttttagttttcattgtATAGTTAATGTCTACTTTTCAGGAATTAGAATTTGGAGGATTTTAGGAATCTGTTATGTCATACTGGGATTAAAACTAAAACCTTTTTCCGTAAATACGTTTTTAGATGCAAATAAAGATGTAGActatttctttgcattttgaCTGCTCCCTGTTAGGTTTTCCACCGCATCATCTCCTTCCACCCttacaaatatgtaaaaattacGAACAATTCTCGGTTCAATATGTCACAGCATTGAACCGGATTGTGGGGAAGTGAATCGTACTTTCCTGCTGCACACCAGTTGAAAGtgttgtgctaaatttaagTAGAACTtattattcattgttttattacattacacaAGGCCTAGTGAAAGCTAACTGATTGTTGCCTGCTTAttagaaaactaaaacaaaggatttttttccaactttctcTATTTGGTTGTGGTTTTTAGATACAAATCATAGAtataaccaaaacaaaactgtgacccaaaaattgaggtttgaaAAAGTGTGGCATTTTATTCCCTAgtaaaatacgtttttaaagtgtttaagtCTTCATGCACACACTATAGCAAGAATTAGTGGACTTAGGTAAAATGGAGTTTTATGTTAGCATGAATTTGAGCCAATGCTAAGAAATAACAAACTTACCATAAAGTTAAGTGAAAATGTGGAACATTTACCAAAGCTTACCCAGTTCACTGATATATTTATCTAAGATTTTAAGGATTTCTGTATGAAAATTTTCTACATTATAACAACacataaacaccaaaataaatttgaaaacaatatttttccttGTTGAATTGTACCTAAAAGGTCCcctgaaataaacaaatcagaTACAGTGTGTGCATCTAGTGGACCTGAAAATGTGAAGGGCATAGTTGCTCAGAGACTGGATCCAAAGTCTGCAGGACAGTTAGGTGTTACTGATATCACTGAAATCTGGCTGGGAAAGGCCCTTCTGCCTGAATGAGTTCTTTCATATTACAAAGATGAATGGTCATACAGAAAAAATCCATGCATGGACGACCCTACAGTGGGTTTAGttacttttctctcttttcctgtcagaaaagttttaaattttactcTTGAATTCCAGATATGTTGCCACTATAATCAAAATGATTCCCCAAATATTTTGGTCATTTATATCAGtgtttcaaatttaaatgtaatttagcagaaataaaaaaagcatgtgaAGCATGCTGGGAAGTTGGTCTTACAGAAACACTGGCCTATTCTTCCTATAACTGTACTGATTTGTCCTCTAAAGTAACTGTAAGTAACCTCATCCTGTCGACTAAACCCTTGTGAGTTCTCAAACATTTGAACCTAACCACAGCAGAAGTCTTTTCCATGTGTCACTGAGGCCCCCTGCTGGCACTCTGTGCTCTCTTAATCCCTCTTAACCCCTGACCCTGACTGCttactgtgtgttttttagtcTGGGGGTGTTTGTCGCATATGCTGCCAATCACAACATCAGCTCTCAAATCAGAAACACTCGGCGACTCATCAACACCAACATGAGAGATTTGAAGACCTTTGCCAACAACACTCCTGCGGTAGGTTGTCCCACAAACACACGTAGATCATGAAAAGGAGGACAGACTCtgattttactgtttaatgCTGCAGCAAATCGAATACCTGACAGGCCAGTACACCACGGCAAAGAACAAAGTCATGTCAGACCTTGACAGTAAGCCAAGCAGCTTTCTCTCACCTCCTGTTGGACCACTTCATGGTCCTACAAGTTGTCATGAAACTGTGTCTGTACTGCCCCACAGACATTGGACCTTTACTTGGGAGTAGGATCCACGTTCATCTGGAAAAAGAAGTGGTTCCTGCTCTGGACAGTGCTCTGCGCATGGCGGGAGGTAATCCTGATTTTAGTTGTTTCAAATTCTGTAAATTCTGTGTGGTACTTAAAAGCAAACCGTTAAATGATGAGAGCTtttttaagacacttttttaaaaatatcaaataatattgttttttaataacagGTTACTTTTTACCATATTTGATCCTGCTGCATAAAAGCAAAACTTGCTAAGGTTGTTAATACGTGTTATTTCCAAATTGTTTTTACTCATGAAAATCCTTTCCTTAcagctttttattcttttttttcatcctcacaaatgttttacattatattttctgtgattttctCACATTTCTTTCACGTAAAGCAAAAATTGAGAATTCCATCAAAGGTAAACTAAACTGATCTGGATCTGTGGGTGCTGGTCTCTTGACTTTGTGTTTGTGGAACCAAATATTCGCCCTAAACCTCTGTGATGTTTTCAATTCTTTCCCCTGTTGTGGATTGTAAAGCTGTGtcagtgtttttattcttcCCTTTTCTTGTGAGTAGAAAATGTTACTGGTTTGATTAAACACATTTGTCCTAAAATATACTGTAATTGATGTATTCGTTTTAGCCATGCGGGAGACTAAAGAAGCCTTGGAGAACGTCAGCTCCTCATTGGAAATTCTTCAGGAAGGAATAGGAAAACTTCAGGCGAGTCTATCTGAGGAGCGCGCTTCTCTGTCCAACACTCTGTCTGACCCCGCATGCACCAACGGAGCCGTGTCACCCACCTGTAACACCATCCGTTCCACTCTGCCTCAGCTTGGAATCAATGCCGACTACTCCAAGGTAATGAGAAACAGTCAAGCAGAGCAAATTAAAGAGATTTAACTTTATGTTAACcccttttttgtcattgtgtctTTTCCGTCAGCTTCCTAATGTTGGTCACGCTTTAGCCAATGTCAATACTGTTTTGAGAATAGACCTCAGCAACATCGTTCAAAGGGTTAGTATCTATTTGCAGCTCATTTTGGTCTTCACTCCactcatttttaatgtattcacCACCAGTTTCCACTAATTTTCAATACACTCACCACCAGTTTCCCTTTCTTTTATCTGCATGTTTTCTCATGTAGGGTTATGCATCTTTCAATGACACTCCAAAGCTGGTCAAAGAACAAACCAGAAACATCGTTACTGGTACAAAAGATTATTTCTGTCAATTATTCAGATCTATGCTGTAATAAGATCAGATTGTGTGTTAATTGTAGCATATTTCATCTACCTTTTTGTTTCCCACATGTCTACGCGTGTTTAATGAAACTCAGCTTTACCTCGTAAGTATGACGTTTATCTCACCTCATACTTGTTTTGTTTATGGGACTCCCTGTGGAACTAATCAGAtacaaaaaaaccctgaaacaAGACTGTAATCATCgtcttttgtgcttttttgtttgctttttgtgtCTTATAGGAGTGAAAGGCATGCTGGATAAGATTGGTGCAGAGATCACTGCCTTCTCCAAGATGTTCCCAGTGGAAGCCTCACTTTCCAATTTCACTAACTTCCTCAATGAAAGACACCGGAGCATTGAGGCATTTTACCCACAGATtgaccaaatggatttttacaGGTTTGTGTCAATAATTAGTAAAATAGTCACAAATATGGCGAGGTTACTATTTATTCTGACATGTGTGATGGTTGTAGCCATAAATCTTTCTAAGTAGTTTTAATCCAGTGTTTCTAGTGTTTGTTCATCAGAGTGTCTGTGCTGCAGGTGGATTGCTTGTGTAGCAGTGCTCTGCACTATTGTTTTGATCCTGGCCTTCAACATCCTCGGCCTGCTCTGTGGCTCCTGCGGCTACGACAAGCAGGCCACCCCAACAACCCGCGGCTGCATGTCAAACACTGGAGGGAATCTGCTGATGGCGTAAGATACCCTAACATCACCCCATTTCATTGGATGGAGAGATTTTTGTCAGTTCATTTTAAAAGACCATTgaaattcatttaaaagttgTTCCAGGTCTTTGCttcttttgttagttttttttttaaacttttaaatcattttggaCTTTTAAGATCAAATTTGGTAAGAATTGTACTTTCTGAGTCTATAAAGGACTGTTGGTAAGCTAAGGTGTAAAAATAACAAGAGGGGTACCTAACTTGATAAAACTAATTGAAATAAGAAACAAATAGATAATAGAATAACCTGACAGTAAATCAGTACGACCATCATCTTATATTAATTGGGATTAATAATataaacaggaaatatttttttatggaaaccTGCAGTAAACAGTAGCTAAGAATAGAGGAAGAACAGgggctgaagaaaatcaattaaacataaatttagCACAACTAAAGTCAGTGGGAGTGGTactcaaatatttttctaaatctgtCGTAGTTACTTTTAGCATTTAGATTAGTAAAAATACTAACAGTTCCACGCTTCTTTTCTGCGATCAAATGATCAAGTTTTGCTGCTCATGCATAGTTTGGTCATATTTTAGGTTGCACTATTTTCAGATGTCAATATTTTTCATAACCCTAGTGTTTATTTTGGAGTAAGCTGAGATGTAAATGTAGAAGACAGTAAAAATAACAcgttttaaaagcaaaaatcatcTGTTTCAGTGGAGTGGGCTTCTCCTTCATCTTTTCCTGGGCACTGATGGCTGTTGTTACAACCCTGTTTGCTGTTAGTGGAAACATGGAGAAGCTCATATGTGAACCTCTGGCTAACAGGCAGCTTTTCAAGGTAtggaagttctttttttaaactctcatCCTTTCTCTAAGAttccttcattaaaaaaaatgttctaaacatGTTAGCATTACAATAGGATTGTTTACCTGTATGTCTGCAGATCATAGACACACCATTCCTGGTCCATCCTGAAAAGAAGAACTTTCTTCCTGGGATGCTCTTCCAAAATCCAAATATTGACTTGACTTTGGGTAGTGTCTACAGGTAAATCTAATCATGTGTACATTTGTAATcttataaattaaatcaaatattctgtaaaggtaaactttttttgttcaaatttgacTTATGGAAAAAGAGGTACAGTTTACatcaaaatgcaaacattttataattATCTATATTCATATGAGCATTTCCTTGTTCCGGTACACATGGAGGTAAAATAAGAGATTTTGTCTAACAGGGAGTGCTATGACAACAACGGCCTGTACCACGCTCTGCAGCTGGAAACCATGTTCAACATCAACTCCTTCCTCAATAGAACTGTGGTAAGAATCAATTCAGCTCTCTTGACTCtatgtcaaatttaaataacatttaattacatttttaccatGCGTTTCATAACAGTACAACAAGGATCTGGCCAAACTGTTTGAAAGTGTGAAAGTGGACCTGAAAGACATCACCCTGCTGGAGCAGGCAGGCAGAGACAACCTGATGAACTTTGCCAACTCTGGAATAGGACAGATCGACTATGCAGCTTTCCTTTCTGAGGTAAGGGGAGCCTAAAAGATATTACACTTTAAATGCATTGGAATGGTCTTTTACTAAGATAatgtgttaaagtctgtttttaattgctaaTATTTAAAGAAGTGACTGTTTGTGAacacgggctgcacggtggcgcagtggttagcgctcttgcctcacagcgagaaggccccggttcgactcccggctgggacctttctgtgtggagtttgcatgttctccccgtgcatgcgtgggttttcaccggggactccggcttcctcccaccgtccaaaaacatgcttcataggttcattggtgactctaaattgtccctaggtgtgaatgtgagagtgaatgggtgtgattgaggccctccttcgcccatcagtagccgggttaggctccagcacccccgcgaccccgaaagggaggaagcggccaggaagatggatggatggatggatgtttgtgaaCACAACTTTGAGGATTGTTTATcattagaatttttattttagtgtaaaaGCCCTTTTTTGCTGTGACCGCCTAATAAATATGGTGTTGTTTGTCTGTAGGTAAATAAAGGAGTTACTCTTGTGGATCTGTTGTCTTTCTGCGCTGATCTGGAGGATCAGGCTGACCAGTTGGTGAGTCTTTCATCGTGAATCCatccaaagaaacacaaaatcattGATTTTGGAGAAAAGCACCACTTtagcaatatttaaaaagagaaatttacTGATGTAAGTCCTAGTGAGTAAACTGTTGGAGATTTAAATTAGAagaatctaattaaaaaaaatattaaagaaaattacacaTATACACATTTTTGACCAACTGATCATTAACCATCTCATTTAAAggattagtctttttttcttagcacaactgtaaaaaacaattgaaacaaTTGTACATTTCAAGTGTTAGGTACTAGTAGAGAGTACTTTGACACCGtttctttttaacttattttttttcacattttaaatgtttttcttcatgtttaaaaaggtccataaacatgtttattttaacacatgcAATCTGCAACCAGCTTATTAAATTGCATTTCCAAGCAAACGAGTCACctgttgtattttgttttctgttttgtctctCATTTTCACATCATTTGTcgatttttgtgtttgtagcCACGTGGCGCTCTGGAGAATGCCCTGAAAGGTCACGCCAGCAGCATCAGAACCATTCACAGAGAACAGGTGGTGGCTTTGGAGCAAGCCATGGTAATTCTTCATCCCACAACAGTTAAAACATTCTCAGGAGTGAATACAAAATAGATCCTG from the Oryzias melastigma strain HK-1 linkage group LG1, ASM292280v2, whole genome shotgun sequence genome contains:
- the prom1b gene encoding prominin 1 b isoform X3: MLWIRWLVLLLCWGAASGEERAAEEEDEARTEVLSDSPRRRSPPPVEPLDFGFVPSAIYDTHAYYEPGSISILFHMVHAFLYVVQPNPFPKDLIVRVIQQNMGGIKLEEWRKPENVVLLLQWIHYEAGFLICTIIGIVFVVLTPVIATCFCMCRCCDNCGGEMHQRQRKNADCHRGFFTASLIATTIFIILGVFVAYAANHNISSQIRNTRRLINTNMRDLKTFANNTPAQIEYLTGQYTTAKNKVMSDLDNIGPLLGSRIHVHLEKEVVPALDSALRMAGAKIENSIKAMRETKEALENVSSSLEILQEGIGKLQASLSEERASLSNTLSDPACTNGAVSPTCNTIRSTLPQLGINADYSKLPNVGHALANVNTVLRIDLSNIVQRGYASFNDTPKLVKEQTRNIVTALPRVKGMLDKIGAEITAFSKMFPVEASLSNFTNFLNERHRSIEAFYPQIDQMDFYRWIACVAVLCTIVLILAFNILGLLCGSCGYDKQATPTTRGCMSNTGGNLLMAGVGFSFIFSWALMAVVTTLFAVSGNMEKLICEPLANRQLFKIIDTPFLVHPEKKNFLPGMLFQNPNIDLTLGSVYRECYDNNGLYHALQLETMFNINSFLNRTVYNKDLAKLFESVKVDLKDITLLEQAGRDNLMNFANSGIGQIDYAAFLSEVNKGVTLVDLLSFCADLEDQADQLPRGALENALKGHASSIRTIHREQVVALEQAMKYVRARSTLSQSIKLLQKTSDDLPVKVTNILSAIDAAEYLIVHNASFVVKQETKNFMQGLEGYFKQYTGWVKSSLTSEVAQCKPISNMVDSMEIVGCSFIVDSVNTFWFGLGGCCILLIPSIIFSIKLAKYYRRMDTEDVFEDGQENWN
- the prom1b gene encoding prominin 1 b isoform X1 — protein: MLWIRWLVLLLCWGAASGEERAAEEEDEARTEVLSDSPRRRSPPPVEPLDFGFVPSAIYDTHAYYEPGSISILFHMVHAFLYVVQPNPFPKDLIVRVIQQNMGGIKLEEWRKPENVVLLLQWIHYEAGFLICTIIGIVFVVLTPVIATCFCMCRCCDNCGGEMHQRQRKNADCHRGFFTASLIATTIFIILGVFVAYAANHNISSQIRNTRRLINTNMRDLKTFANNTPAQIEYLTGQYTTAKNKVMSDLDNIGPLLGSRIHVHLEKEVVPALDSALRMAGAKIENSIKAMRETKEALENVSSSLEILQEGIGKLQASLSEERASLSNTLSDPACTNGAVSPTCNTIRSTLPQLGINADYSKLPNVGHALANVNTVLRIDLSNIVQRGYASFNDTPKLVKEQTRNIVTALPRVKGMLDKIGAEITAFSKMFPVEASLSNFTNFLNERHRSIEAFYPQIDQMDFYRWIACVAVLCTIVLILAFNILGLLCGSCGYDKQATPTTRGCMSNTGGNLLMAGVGFSFIFSWALMAVVTTLFAVSGNMEKLICEPLANRQLFKIIDTPFLVHPEKKNFLPGMLFQNPNIDLTLGSVYRECYDNNGLYHALQLETMFNINSFLNRTVYNKDLAKLFESVKVDLKDITLLEQAGRDNLMNFANSGIGQIDYAAFLSEVNKGVTLVDLLSFCADLEDQADQLPRGALENALKGHASSIRTIHREQVVALEQAMKYVRARSTLSQSIKLLQKTSDDLPVKVTNILSAIDAAEYLIVHNASFVVKQETKNFMQGLEGYFKQYTGWVKSSLTSEVAQCKPISNMVDSMEIVGCSFIVDSVNTFWFGLGGCCILLIPSIIFSIKLAKYYRRMDTEDVFEDLDNTGNRGHGNAAGVSSPYDTLTWFSRASAPPSEW
- the prom1b gene encoding prominin 1 b isoform X2, with translation MLWIRWLVLLLCWGAASGEERAAEEEDEARTEVLSDSPRRRSPPPVEPLDFGFVPSAIYDTHAYYEPGSISILFHMVHAFLYVVQPNPFPKDLIVRVIQQNMGGIKLEEWRKPENVVLLLQWIHYEAGFLICTIIGIVFVVLTPVIATCFCMCRCCDNCGGEMHQRQRKNADCHRGFFTASLIATTIFIILGVFVAYAANHNISSQIRNTRRLINTNMRDLKTFANNTPAQIEYLTGQYTTAKNKVMSDLDNIGPLLGSRIHVHLEKEVVPALDSALRMAGAKIENSIKAMRETKEALENVSSSLEILQEGIGKLQASLSEERASLSNTLSDPACTNGAVSPTCNTIRSTLPQLGINADYSKLPNVGHALANVNTVLRIDLSNIVQRGYASFNDTPKLVKEQTRNIVTALPRVKGMLDKIGAEITAFSKMFPVEASLSNFTNFLNERHRSIEAFYPQIDQMDFYRWIACVAVLCTIVLILAFNILGLLCGSCGYDKQATPTTRGCMSNTGGNLLMAGVGFSFIFSWALMAVVTTLFAVSGNMEKLICEPLANRQLFKIIDTPFLVHPEKKNFLPGMLFQNPNIDLTLGSVYRECYDNNGLYHALQLETMFNINSFLNRTVYNKDLAKLFESVKVDLKDITLLEQAGRDNLMNFANSGIGQIDYAAFLSEVNKGVTLVDLLSFCADLEDQADQLPRGALENALKGHASSIRTIHREQVVALEQAMKYVRARSTLSQSIKLLQKTSDDLPVKVTNILSAIDAAEYLIVHNASFVVKQETKNFMQGLEGYFKQYTGWVKSSLTSEVAQCKPISNMVDSMEIVGCSFIVDSVNTFWFGLGGCCILLIPSIIFSIKLAKYYRRMDTEDVFEDYSYPWLVAL